From one Syngnathoides biaculeatus isolate LvHL_M chromosome 12, ASM1980259v1, whole genome shotgun sequence genomic stretch:
- the LOC133509879 gene encoding protein bicaudal C homolog 1-like isoform X2, which yields MDETQTQIAWPSKLKIGAKSKKDPHIKVCGKREHVKDAKDRIMSVLDTKSNRVTLKMDVSHTEHSHVIGKGGNNIKRVMEETGCHIHFPDSNRNNQAEKSNQVSIAGQPGGVEAARVKIRELLPLVLSFELPAIMQSDPSSPGVQAISQTYNLAVSFKPPTRLYRATGVVRGSQNNANAVKRGTALLLEHLAGSLVSTISVSTHLDIAPQHHLFMKGRNGSNIKHITQRTGAQIHFPDPNSPQKKSTVYIQGTIESVCLARQYLMGCLPLVLMFDIKEDVEVEPQCITALMEQLDVFISIKPKPKQPSKSVIVKSVERNAVNMYEARKFLLGLESNGVSCSSPSVALNPPAPNVPSPSLICPVGLDILASAGLGLSSLGFLGATASHSLANSAAPNAVLNTLNSSMSPLQAPSPSAPTPSLWPSSLTSTQAFSSQLMLHPATHATLSSILLSGVQGYTQSTPSPPPGLAPIDKQPNGVPDCAKAACALNGHVKHPASVYGRIATASLAETVLSPAPCDSVQEGSGHSASEPLSSKSSADEGSDTFVEVGMPRSPSHSASGSELKQMLASCKTSSGKRQAVELLQGTKNSHLHSDCLLSDAESSSSDSPVADKRAPGSERAAERAAQQSERERIRLAPQTSFANMQAFDYEQKKLLATKAMLKKPVVTEVRTPTNTWSGLGFSKSMPAETIKELRRANHVPYKPSMSTTYEGSPLSLSRAGSREGVANGSDSDNWRERNGSTNGLQAHAEFPAAVSSPKRKQNKSAAEHYLSSSNYMDCISSVTGSNGCSLNSSLKGSDLPELFSKLGLGKYTDVFQQQEIDLQTFLTLTDQDLKELGITTFGARRKMLLAISELNKNRRKLFEPPIRSSFLEGGASGRLSRQFHADIASVSGRW from the exons ATGGATGAAACACAAACGCAGATAGCCTGGCCTTCCAAGTTGAAGATTGGGGCAAAGTCGAAAAAAG ATCCACACATCAAGGTGTGCGGCAAAAGGGAACACGTAAAGGATGCCAAAGACAGAATTATGTCAGTGCTGGATACAAAG AGTAACAGGGTAACGCTGAAAATGGACGTGTCGCACACGGAGCATTCGCACGTGATCGGCAAGGGCGGCAACAACATCAAGCGGGTGATGGAGGAGACGGGCTGCCACATCCACTTCCCCGACTCCAACCGGAACAACCAGGCGGAGAAAAGCAACCAG GTGTCTATCGCGGGGCAGCCTGGAGGGGTGGAGGCGGCTCGAGTTAAAATCAGG gaGCTGCTCCCTCTCGTGTTGTCTTTCGAGCTGCCGGCCATCATGCAGTCGGACCCCAGCTCGCCGGGCGTGCAGGCCATCTCGCAGACGTACAACCTCGCCGTGTCCTTCAAACCGCCGACTCGGCTCTACAGAGCCACCGGCGTGGTGCGCGGCTCCCAAAACAACGCCAACGCCGTCAAG cGCGGCACGGCGCTGCTGCTGGAGCACTTGGCAGGGAGCCTGGTGAGCACCATCTCGGTCAGCACCCACCTGGACATCGCCCCCCAGCACCACCTTTTCATGAAAGGCCGCAACGGCAGCAACATCAAGCACATCACCCAGAGGACGGGCGCCCAGATCCACTTCCCCGACCCCAACAGCCCCCAGAAGAAGTCGACCGTCTACATCCAAGGCACCATCGAGTCGGTGTGCCTCGCCCGGCAGTACCTCATG GGCTGCCTGCCGCTGGTGCTAATGTTCGACATTAAAGAGGACGTGGAGGTGGAGCCGCAGTGTATCACGGCCCTCATGGAGCAGCTGGACGTCTTCATCAGTATCAAACCCAAGCCGAAGCAGCCCAGCAAG tctGTAATAGTCAAGAGTGTGGAGAGGAACGCCGTAAACATGTACGAAGCCCGGAAGTTCCTCCTGGGCCTGGAGAGCAATGGTGTGTCTTGCTCCTCGCCCTCGGTGGCCTTGAACCCGCCGGCGCCCAACGTCCCCTCGCCGTCTCTCATTTGCCCCGTTGGCCTGGACATCCTGGCCTCAGCTGGTCTGGGGCTCAGCAGCCTAG GCTTCCTGGGTGCAACGGCATCCCACTCGCTGGCCAACTCGGCGGCCCCCAACGCCGTCCTAAacaccttaaattcctccatGAGCCCCCTGCAGGCCCCCAGCCCCAGCGCCCCCACGCCCTCCCTCTGGCCCAGCTCGCTTACCAGCACCCAAG CCTTCTCGTCCCAGTTGATGCTTCACCCGGCCACCCACGCCACCCTGAGCAGCATCCTGCTGTCGGGCGTGCAGGGTTACACGCAGAGCACGCCCTCCCCTCCGCCGGGCCTGGCGCCCATCGACAAGCAGCCCAACGGCGTCCCGGACTGCGCCAAGGCGGCCTGCGCGCTCAACGGTCACGTTAAG CATCCGGCGTCTGTCTACGGGAGGATAGCCACCGCGTCACTCGCTGAAACGGTTTTGAGTCCAGCGCCGTGCGACTCGGTCCAAGAGGGCAGCGGACACAGTGCATCGGAACCACTGTCGAGCAAGTCCAGCGCCGATGAAG GCTCGGACACATTTGTGGAGGTGGGCATGCCGAGGAGCCCCTCGCACTCGGCCAGCGGCAGCGAGCTGAAGCAGATGCTGGCCTCGTGCAAAACGTCGTCGGGAAAACGCCAAGCGGTGGAGCTCCTGCAGGGCACCAAGAATTCCCACCTACA TTCCGACTGTCTCCTGTCGGACGCCGAGTCCAGTTCGTCAGACAGCCCCGTGGCCGACAAGAGGGCGCCGGGCAGCGAGCGGGCGGCCGAGAGGGCGGCGCAGCAGAGCGAGAGGGAGCGCATCAGGTTGGCCCCGCAGACTTCCTTCGCTAACATGCAG GCGTTTGACTACGAACAGAAAAAGCTTCTGGCAACCAAAG CTATGTTGAAGAAGCCCGTGGTGACAGAGGTGCGGACCCCGACTAACACCTGGAGCGGTCTTGGTTTCTCCAAGTCCATGCCAGCCGAAACCATCAAGGAGCTGAGGAGAGCCAATCACGTGCCCTACAAGCCCAGCATGAGCACCACTTACGAG GGTTCCCCGCTGTCCCTGTCCCGCGCCGGCAGCCGGGAGGGCGTGGCCAACGGCAGCGACTCGGACAACTGGCGGGAGAGGAACGGCTCGACGAACGGGCTGCAGGCCCACGCCGAGTTCCCCGCTGCCGTGAGCAGCcccaagaggaagcagaacaaATCTG CCGCTGAACATTACCTGAGCAGCAGCAACTACATGGACTGCATCTCGTCGGTGACGGGCAGCAACGGCTGCAGCCTCAACTCCTCGCTCAAAGGTTCGGACCTGCCCGAGCTCTTCAGCAAGCTGGGCCTGGGGAAGTACACCGACGTCTTCCAACAACAGGAG
- the LOC133509879 gene encoding protein bicaudal C homolog 1-like isoform X3, giving the protein MGFSESSPKAVAVNPRYYPHIKVCGKREHVKDAKDRIMSVLDTKSNRVTLKMDVSHTEHSHVIGKGGNNIKRVMEETGCHIHFPDSNRNNQAEKSNQVSIAGQPGGVEAARVKIRELLPLVLSFELPAIMQSDPSSPGVQAISQTYNLAVSFKPPTRLYRATGVVRGSQNNANAVKRGTALLLEHLAGSLVSTISVSTHLDIAPQHHLFMKGRNGSNIKHITQRTGAQIHFPDPNSPQKKSTVYIQGTIESVCLARQYLMGCLPLVLMFDIKEDVEVEPQCITALMEQLDVFISIKPKPKQPSKSVIVKSVERNAVNMYEARKFLLGLESNGVSCSSPSVALNPPAPNVPSPSLICPVGLDILASAGLGLSSLGFLGATASHSLANSAAPNAVLNTLNSSMSPLQAPSPSAPTPSLWPSSLTSTQAFSSQLMLHPATHATLSSILLSGVQGYTQSTPSPPPGLAPIDKQPNGVPDCAKAACALNGHVKHPASVYGRIATASLAETVLSPAPCDSVQEGSGHSASEPLSSKSSADEGSDTFVEVGMPRSPSHSASGSELKQMLASCKTSSGKRQAVELLQGTKNSHLHSDCLLSDAESSSSDSPVADKRAPGSERAAERAAQQSERERIRLAPQTSFANMQAFDYEQKKLLATKAMLKKPVVTEVRTPTNTWSGLGFSKSMPAETIKELRRANHVPYKPSMSTTYEGSPLSLSRAGSREGVANGSDSDNWRERNGSTNGLQAHAEFPAAVSSPKRKQNKSAAEHYLSSSNYMDCISSVTGSNGCSLNSSLKGSDLPELFSKLGLGKYTDVFQQQEIDLQTFLTLTDQDLKELGITTFGARRKMLLAISELNKNRRKLFEPPIRSSFLEGGASGRLSRQFHADIASVSGRW; this is encoded by the exons ATGGGATTCAGCGAGTCTTCTCCCAAGGCCGTAGCGGTAAATCCGAGATACT ATCCACACATCAAGGTGTGCGGCAAAAGGGAACACGTAAAGGATGCCAAAGACAGAATTATGTCAGTGCTGGATACAAAG AGTAACAGGGTAACGCTGAAAATGGACGTGTCGCACACGGAGCATTCGCACGTGATCGGCAAGGGCGGCAACAACATCAAGCGGGTGATGGAGGAGACGGGCTGCCACATCCACTTCCCCGACTCCAACCGGAACAACCAGGCGGAGAAAAGCAACCAG GTGTCTATCGCGGGGCAGCCTGGAGGGGTGGAGGCGGCTCGAGTTAAAATCAGG gaGCTGCTCCCTCTCGTGTTGTCTTTCGAGCTGCCGGCCATCATGCAGTCGGACCCCAGCTCGCCGGGCGTGCAGGCCATCTCGCAGACGTACAACCTCGCCGTGTCCTTCAAACCGCCGACTCGGCTCTACAGAGCCACCGGCGTGGTGCGCGGCTCCCAAAACAACGCCAACGCCGTCAAG cGCGGCACGGCGCTGCTGCTGGAGCACTTGGCAGGGAGCCTGGTGAGCACCATCTCGGTCAGCACCCACCTGGACATCGCCCCCCAGCACCACCTTTTCATGAAAGGCCGCAACGGCAGCAACATCAAGCACATCACCCAGAGGACGGGCGCCCAGATCCACTTCCCCGACCCCAACAGCCCCCAGAAGAAGTCGACCGTCTACATCCAAGGCACCATCGAGTCGGTGTGCCTCGCCCGGCAGTACCTCATG GGCTGCCTGCCGCTGGTGCTAATGTTCGACATTAAAGAGGACGTGGAGGTGGAGCCGCAGTGTATCACGGCCCTCATGGAGCAGCTGGACGTCTTCATCAGTATCAAACCCAAGCCGAAGCAGCCCAGCAAG tctGTAATAGTCAAGAGTGTGGAGAGGAACGCCGTAAACATGTACGAAGCCCGGAAGTTCCTCCTGGGCCTGGAGAGCAATGGTGTGTCTTGCTCCTCGCCCTCGGTGGCCTTGAACCCGCCGGCGCCCAACGTCCCCTCGCCGTCTCTCATTTGCCCCGTTGGCCTGGACATCCTGGCCTCAGCTGGTCTGGGGCTCAGCAGCCTAG GCTTCCTGGGTGCAACGGCATCCCACTCGCTGGCCAACTCGGCGGCCCCCAACGCCGTCCTAAacaccttaaattcctccatGAGCCCCCTGCAGGCCCCCAGCCCCAGCGCCCCCACGCCCTCCCTCTGGCCCAGCTCGCTTACCAGCACCCAAG CCTTCTCGTCCCAGTTGATGCTTCACCCGGCCACCCACGCCACCCTGAGCAGCATCCTGCTGTCGGGCGTGCAGGGTTACACGCAGAGCACGCCCTCCCCTCCGCCGGGCCTGGCGCCCATCGACAAGCAGCCCAACGGCGTCCCGGACTGCGCCAAGGCGGCCTGCGCGCTCAACGGTCACGTTAAG CATCCGGCGTCTGTCTACGGGAGGATAGCCACCGCGTCACTCGCTGAAACGGTTTTGAGTCCAGCGCCGTGCGACTCGGTCCAAGAGGGCAGCGGACACAGTGCATCGGAACCACTGTCGAGCAAGTCCAGCGCCGATGAAG GCTCGGACACATTTGTGGAGGTGGGCATGCCGAGGAGCCCCTCGCACTCGGCCAGCGGCAGCGAGCTGAAGCAGATGCTGGCCTCGTGCAAAACGTCGTCGGGAAAACGCCAAGCGGTGGAGCTCCTGCAGGGCACCAAGAATTCCCACCTACA TTCCGACTGTCTCCTGTCGGACGCCGAGTCCAGTTCGTCAGACAGCCCCGTGGCCGACAAGAGGGCGCCGGGCAGCGAGCGGGCGGCCGAGAGGGCGGCGCAGCAGAGCGAGAGGGAGCGCATCAGGTTGGCCCCGCAGACTTCCTTCGCTAACATGCAG GCGTTTGACTACGAACAGAAAAAGCTTCTGGCAACCAAAG CTATGTTGAAGAAGCCCGTGGTGACAGAGGTGCGGACCCCGACTAACACCTGGAGCGGTCTTGGTTTCTCCAAGTCCATGCCAGCCGAAACCATCAAGGAGCTGAGGAGAGCCAATCACGTGCCCTACAAGCCCAGCATGAGCACCACTTACGAG GGTTCCCCGCTGTCCCTGTCCCGCGCCGGCAGCCGGGAGGGCGTGGCCAACGGCAGCGACTCGGACAACTGGCGGGAGAGGAACGGCTCGACGAACGGGCTGCAGGCCCACGCCGAGTTCCCCGCTGCCGTGAGCAGCcccaagaggaagcagaacaaATCTG CCGCTGAACATTACCTGAGCAGCAGCAACTACATGGACTGCATCTCGTCGGTGACGGGCAGCAACGGCTGCAGCCTCAACTCCTCGCTCAAAGGTTCGGACCTGCCCGAGCTCTTCAGCAAGCTGGGCCTGGGGAAGTACACCGACGTCTTCCAACAACAGGAG